The Deinococcus metallilatus genome segment CGTCAGGTGCGGGCCGGACGCGGCTGGCCTGCGGCACGGAGCATATGGTTCGCCCTGGGGAGCCTCCTGCTCGCGGTGGCGTTCTCGCCCGCGCTGACGGAACTGGCGCACGCGGACGTGCGGGCGCACATGGCGCAGCACCTCCTGACCGGGATGTTCGCTCCGCTGGCCCTCGCCCTCGCCTGGCCCCTGACGCTCCTCCTGCGGAACCTTCCCGTGCAGCTGGCCAGGCGGCTGATGGGCTGGTTGCACGCGCCCCCACTGCGCCTGCTGACCTCGCCCGTGACGGCCCTGCTGCTGAATGTCGGCGGGCTGTCCCTGCTGTACCTCACGCCCCTGTACGCCCTGATGCTGCACCGTCCCCTGGTGCATGGCCTGGTCCAGTTCCACGTCTTCGCGGCTGGCCTGCTGTACACGGTGGTCGTCGCCGGAATTGAGCCGGTGGTGGCCCGCGCCCCCTTCGCGCTGCGGGTGGCCGTGCTGCTTCTCGGCACGGCGGCCCACGCCACGCTCGCCAAGCTGCTGTACGCTGGATGGTGGCCGCACGGCACGGGAAATCCGCCCGGACAGCTTCAGCAGGCCGCCAAGCTGATGTACTCCTGGGGTGATCTCGCGGAGATGCTGCTGGCCGTGCTGGTGTTCTGGGGCTGGTACGTGCGCCGTGGGCGGGCGCAGGCGCGGGCCAGGGGATCAGCCGGGCAGAACAGGGCGGTCACTTCTCCAGGAAGATGACGGCGGACTTCCACCCGTCCCCACTCAGGGATTGAGGCTGCTCAGGCGAGGCTGTTCAGGCGCTGCATCAGGGCGTTCTTGTTGACCGCACCCACGATCCGGTCGACGGGCTGGCCGCCCTTGAAGAGGATCATGGTCGGGATGCCCTGCACCTGGAAGCGGGCCGGAGCAGCCGGGTTCTCGTCCACGTTGACCTTGACGATACGGACCTTGCCCGCCTGCTCGCGGGCGATGTCCTCCAGCACGGGTCCCATCACCCGGCAGGGGCCGCACCAGGGTGCCCAGAAGTCCACCAGCACGGGGACGCTGGCCTGCACGTCCCCTTCAAAGGAAGCGTCGGTGCCGTCGTGCAGCCAGGGCAGCGGGGCACCGCAGCGGGCGCAGACCGGCACCTGTCCGGCGGGAACATTCTGCACCCGGTTCTTGGCGTGGCAGTTCGGGCAGGTCAGGATGTCGCTCATAGGGTTCCTCCAGTTTAGGTCAGCCGCACGTTGGCGGGGGGCGGTGTGTAGGGTCATGTTCCCGCAGCTACGTTAGGGTTCTGGCAAATGTCGACCTTGACAGGTTTTTGAGCTTCTTATACTATGTATATCTGCGCGTAGGACACTCATGTCCTGGTCTGCGGTCGGGTCAGCCCCCGCTGTAGTTTTCAGGCGCTGGCCTGCCTTGCCCCTGTCACGCCACCCCAGGACCTCCCCACGCGGGCGGGCAGGGTGATGACGCGCAGGAAACCCCGTGCGCCCCGGATCGCCCGGCTTTGAAGCGGGCAAGGGACGTGAGGGTTTCTGGGAACGCTGCGAGAAGTGGGGTTCTTCTGAGGAGCGCCCGGCGGGAGGTCCATGCTGGCCTTCCCGCAGAGGCGCGTGCTCTGGCTCCCGCGGCTGAAGCCTGTCCTCCCCGGCGCTGGAGCCCCTGATCAGGTGCCCAGCGTCATGAACACGTCAGGAACTTTCGGAGTGCCTGTGACCAGCACCCGGTGGACCATCCTGGCGGACCGGCCACACGCGCGCTGATCGAGGCCGAAATAAAGGTCATTGAAGAACTCGGCCAGCCTGAACAGGTTCTGGTCTGAACCCCATGACGCGGCAGCGGGGAACGGGGCGTTCCGCCTCCCCACCTCTCGCTGTGTTCAACCCCCTCGCACTGCCCGGACTGCCAACGCGGCCCGGAGAGCCAACGGAGATCTTTCCATGCCAACCCAATCCATTATCAGCAACCTGAAGACTTCGTCCCGGCGAACACGGGCTCCGAAGGGCGGTCAGACGGCGGTCCTTGAGCCTGAGGTTCAGGAGGGCCGTATCGAGCTGGAGCCTGCTGCGGACCTCGACGACCTCGACCTGCTCCTGTCGCCCGGCGACAGTGAGGAGCTGGACGAAGACCTCGCCGTGGACGATGAGGCCCAGCCTGACCCCGCCGACACGGACCGGGACGAGGAAGAGTTCGCCTTCGAGGCGAATGCGGGCGCGTACCAGGGCGACTCGCTGCGGCAGTACCTGCACGAGATCGGCCGGGTGCCGCTGCTCACCCCCGTGGAGGAAATGGACCTCGCCCGCCGCTACGAGGAAGGCGAGGCGGCCCGCCAGACCCTTGACGGCGACCCGGACCTCGAGGGCCGCACCCGCCGCCACCTGCAACGCCAGGTGGAGGACGGCGCCGCCGCCAAGCAGGCCATGATCGAGGCCAACCTGCGCCTGGTCGTGAGCCTCGCCAAGAAGTACACGAACCGCGGCCTGGGGCTGGGGGACCTGATCCAGGAGGGCAACCAGGGCCTGATCCGCGCGGTGGAGAAGTTCGAGTACCGCCGCGGCTACAAGTTCTCCACCTACGCCACCTGGTGGATTCGCCAGGCCCTCACCCGCGCCATCGCCGACAAGTCCCGCACCATCCGCGTGCCGGTGCACATGGTCGAGACCATCCACCGGCTGTCCCGGATCACCCGCCAGGTGGAGATGGAACTCTCCCGCGAGCCTCTGCCGGGGGAGATCGCCGAGGCGATGGGACCGGGCTGGGACGCCGCCAGGGTCGAGGACACGCAGAAGGTCGGCTGGGAACCGATCTCGCTGGAGACGCCCATCGGCGAGGAGGGGGACAGCGTCTACGGGGACTTCCTGCCGGACGAACGTTTCGCCTCCCCGGTGCAGACGGCCAGCCAGGCCCTGCTGAGCGAGGCGCTGGAACGGGCCTTCGGTGCCCTGAACGAGCGCGAGGCCCTGGTGCTCAAGCTGCGTCACGGCTTCGTGGATGGCCGCGAGCACACCCTGGAAGAGGTGGGGCAACAGCTCCAGGTCACCCGCGAGCGCGTGCGGCAGATCGAGAGCAAGGCGCTGCGCAGGCTCAAATACCAGGAAGGCCTCACCAGTGGTCTGCGGGACTTCCTGGAGTAAACAGGACACCTCTCAACCTGAACCGCCTTCCTTCCCAGGAGGGCGGTTTGACCTTTTGCCGGGGGGAATGGGGGAGGAGTGAAACCGCCCTGTCCCCGCAGCCGCCCGTGAGCAGGCGCGTCACCGTGCGCCTCATGGTGTATGCACCTCACAGACCGCTTGATGCAGAGATGCTGGCCTTCCTGCTGGAGCAGCAGAGCGTGTGCCAGACGGTCAGGACCGGCCAGGTCTGGATGGCCTCCCCGCTTCGCAGAAAGCCGGAGCCCTGAATGAGCGCGCTGGGGCGAGGCCCACCCACGGCAGGCGAGACGGTCCACCGCGTCGAGCCGCCGCCGTGTCTCGACGTTCTGCATGGTGAATTTCTCCGTTGGGCAATGACGCGCGCGGGGCTGGGCTTCTGGTACGGCGCCTTTGTGAACGGGCGCCTGGTGGCAGACCTGGGGGTCTTCTCGGACGGGGAGGGGCTGCTGCGTTACCAGGGGGTGCGTCAGGGAAGCGATACCGTTGGCGAAGTCAGGCGGTGAGCGGAAGACGAGCGAAACGTGCCGTTCTGGTCGCCGCTCTGGGTCGGCCTTGCCACCCGGCATAGATGCGCCCCAGATTGATGCCTGCTG includes the following:
- a CDS encoding sigma-70 family RNA polymerase sigma factor is translated as MPTQSIISNLKTSSRRTRAPKGGQTAVLEPEVQEGRIELEPAADLDDLDLLLSPGDSEELDEDLAVDDEAQPDPADTDRDEEEFAFEANAGAYQGDSLRQYLHEIGRVPLLTPVEEMDLARRYEEGEAARQTLDGDPDLEGRTRRHLQRQVEDGAAAKQAMIEANLRLVVSLAKKYTNRGLGLGDLIQEGNQGLIRAVEKFEYRRGYKFSTYATWWIRQALTRAIADKSRTIRVPVHMVETIHRLSRITRQVEMELSREPLPGEIAEAMGPGWDAARVEDTQKVGWEPISLETPIGEEGDSVYGDFLPDERFASPVQTASQALLSEALERAFGALNEREALVLKLRHGFVDGREHTLEEVGQQLQVTRERVRQIESKALRRLKYQEGLTSGLRDFLE
- the trxC gene encoding thioredoxin TrxC; protein product: MSDILTCPNCHAKNRVQNVPAGQVPVCARCGAPLPWLHDGTDASFEGDVQASVPVLVDFWAPWCGPCRVMGPVLEDIAREQAGKVRIVKVNVDENPAAPARFQVQGIPTMILFKGGQPVDRIVGAVNKNALMQRLNSLA
- a CDS encoding cytochrome c oxidase assembly protein, with product MAAGQPEAASGALMHAGHGMGTPSGPGADLPLLLPWGLLLAAAMLYGGLATRQVRAGRGWPAARSIWFALGSLLLAVAFSPALTELAHADVRAHMAQHLLTGMFAPLALALAWPLTLLLRNLPVQLARRLMGWLHAPPLRLLTSPVTALLLNVGGLSLLYLTPLYALMLHRPLVHGLVQFHVFAAGLLYTVVVAGIEPVVARAPFALRVAVLLLGTAAHATLAKLLYAGWWPHGTGNPPGQLQQAAKLMYSWGDLAEMLLAVLVFWGWYVRRGRAQARARGSAGQNRAVTSPGR